A region of Ursus arctos isolate Adak ecotype North America unplaced genomic scaffold, UrsArc2.0 scaffold_31, whole genome shotgun sequence DNA encodes the following proteins:
- the ZNF322 gene encoding zinc finger protein 322, producing MYTSEERYSQRTQKRKIYHVCPQKGKKIFIHVHGITQIDDQIHQCLECEQNFCENLALIMCERSHTGEKPYRCDMCEKTFIQSSDLTSHQRIHNYEKPYKCSKCEKSFWHHLALSGHQRTHAGKKFYTCDICGKNFGQSSDLLVHQRSHTGEKPYLCSECDKCFSRSTNLIRHRRTHTGEKPFKCLECEKAFSGKSDLISHQRTHTGERPYKCNKCEKSYRHRSAFIVHKRVHTGEKPYKCGACEKCFGQKSDLIVHQRVHTGEKPYKCLECMRSFTRSANLIRHQATHTHTFKCLEYEKSFSCSSDLIVHQRIHMEEKPHQWSPCESGFLLGMDFVAQQKMRTQTEELHYKYSVCDKSFHQSSALLQHQTIRIGDKPYICNMGEKGLELSPPHASEASQMS from the coding sequence ATGTACACTTCAGAAGAGAGATACAGTCAGAGaactcagaaaaggaaaatctatCATGTATGCCCCCAGAAGggtaaaaagatttttattcatgtgCATGGGATTACTCAGATAGATGATCAGATACACCAGTGCCTTGAATGTGAGCAAAACTTCTGCGAAAACTTAGCTCTTATTATGTGTGAGAGATCCCATACTGGGGAGAAACCTTATAGATGTGATATGTGTGAGAAAACCTTCATCCAAAGCTCAGATCTTACTTCACACCAGAGGATCCACAATTATGAGAAACCTTATAAATGTAGCAAATGCGAGAAGAGCTTTTGGCACCACCTAGCCCTTTCAGGACACCAGAGAACGCACGCAGGTAAAAAATTCTATACGTGTGATATTTGTGGCAAGAATTTCGGTCAGAGCTCTGATCTGCTTGTCCACCAGCGAAGCCACACAGGCGAGAAACCGTACCTGTGTAGTGAGTGTGATAAGTGCTTCAGTCGAAGCACAAACCTCATAAGGCACCGAAGAACTCACACAGGTGAGAAACCATTTAAGTGTCTGGAGTGTGAAAAAGCTTTTAGTGGGAAATCAGATCTTATTAGCCACCAGAGAACTCATACTGGTGAAAGGCCCTACAAATGTAATAAGTGTGAGAAAAGTTACCGACACCGTTCCGCCTTCATCGTTCATAAAAGAGTTCACACGGGGGAGAAGCCCTATAAGTGCGGGGCCTGTGAGAAGTGCTTTGGCCAGAAATCCGACCTCATTGTACACCAGAGAGTCCATACAGGTGAGAAGCCTTATAAGTGCTTGGAGTGCATGAGAAGTTTTACTCGGAGTGCCAACCTCATCAGGCATCAGGCAACTCACACTCACACTTTCAAATGCCTTGAATATGAGAAAAGTTTCAGCTGTAGCTCAGACCTCATTGTGCATCAAAGAATTCACATGGAAGAGAAACCACACCAGTGGTCTCCATGCGAGAGCGGCTTCCTCCTAGGCATGGACTTTGTTGCCCAACAGAAAATGAGAACGCAGACCGAGGAGCTGCATTATAAATACAGTGTATGTGATAAAAGCTTCCACCAGAGCTCAGCCCTTCTTCAACATCAGACAATCCGTATCGGTGACAAACCGTATATCTGTAATATGGGCGAGAAAGGTCTTGAGCTCAGCCCTCCCCATGCATCAGAAGCCTCACAAATGTCTTGA
- the ABT1 gene encoding activator of basal transcription 1: protein MEAEGLEKEDAEQEPLEGTDRKPEAEAEQEESEEAACGAKKRVVPGIVYLGHLPPRFRPLHVRNLLSAYGEVGRVFFQPEDGFVRRKKKAAAASAAGGKKRSKYSKDYTEGWVEFRDKRVAKRVAASLHNTPMGARKRSPFRYDLWNLKYLHRFTWSHLSEHLAFERQVRRQRLRAEVAQAKRETDFYLRSVERGQRFLAAEGNSAHPNGTWTFAQRPTEQELRARKAARPGGRERARLANVQDQARSNRGLLAKIFGAPPPSESMEEP, encoded by the exons ATGGAGGCGGAGGGGTTGGAGAAGGAAGATGCGGAGCAGGAGCCTCTGGAAGGGACAGATCGGAAACCAGAGGCGGAGGCGGAGCAGGAGGAATCCGAAGAGGCGGCCTGTGGCGCCAAGAAGCGGGTGGTGCCGGGTATTGTGTACTTGGGCCACCTCCCGCCCCGCTTTCGGCCTCTGCATGTACGGAACCTTCTCAGCGCGTATGGCGAGGTCGGGCGCGTTTTTTTCCAGCCCGAGG ACGGGTTCGTGAGGCGCAAGAAGAAGGCAGCGGCAGCCTCGGCCGCGGGAGGCAAAAAGCGGTCCAAGTACAGCAAGGACTACACCGAGGGCTGGGTGGAGTTCCGGGACAAGCGAGTAGCCAAGCGCGTGGCGGCCAGTCTTCACAACACGCCCATGGGAGCCCGAAAGCGCAGCCCCTTCCGTTACGACCTATGGAACCTCAAG TACCTGCACCGTTTCACGTGGTCCCACCTCAGTGAACATCTTGCCTTTGAGCGCCAGGTGCGCAGGCAGCGCCTGAGGGCCGAGGTTGCCCAGGCCAAGCGTGAGACTGACTTCTATCTTCGAAGTGTGGAACGGGGACAGCGCTTCCTTGCCGCTGAGGGGAACTCTGCCCACCCGAATGGCACCTGGACCTTTGCCCAGCGTCCTACTGAGCAAGAGCTGAGAGCCCGGAAGGCTGCTCGGCCAGGGGGACGTGAACGGGCTCGCCTGGCCAATGTCCAGGACCAGGCTCGCTCCAACCGAGGGCTGCTTGCCAAGATCTTTGGAGCTCCACCACCTTCAGAGAGCATGGAGGAACCCTGA